The DNA sequence ACCAGTCCGGCTTCCTTCTCGGAAACGGTCAGATAGAGCTCGTGCATCGCCCGGGTGCAGATTGTGTAGAGGATCTGCATTTCGTTCTGGGCAGCTTTTGCCGGATAGTGGCAAATCGCAAAAACGACATCGAATTCCAGACCTTTCGCCAAACGGGCCGGCGTGATCAATACCGGATGGTGGCTGTTGTCGGTATCCTGCTGCACGAGTTTGAAATCGAAGCCGGCAACCGACAGTTCCTGGCTGATGCGTTCCGCATCTTCCGCATTGCGGCTGATGAAAGCCACGCGCATGCCGGCAGCGACGCTCGCGTCCACCTTCTGTTTGATGTAGTCCATATCGAGCCCGCCATCGTCGGTCAGCAGTACTTCCGGTTTCTTGCCGGAACGGATATAGGTCCCTTCCGGTTTTTCGCCTTCGATGAAGCTTTCCGAGAAACGGACGATTTCATTCGTCGATCGGTAGCTGGTCAGCAAACGGTACGAACGGAATGTACTTTCGGAAAAAATGGTCCGGAGATCATCAAAGGAAAGGCGTCTGTTCAGGATATTCTGATTCAAGTCGCCGCTCAGGATGAAGCGTGCGCTCGGGTAGGCATGCTGCAGCATCTGCAGTTGGAAAGGTGAAAAGTCCTGCACCTCATCCAGGCAGATGTATTGGTATTTCATGTCGCTGGATGGTCCCTTCAGCAACAACCGCAGACTGTAGTAGGCATCCAGATCTTCCAGCAGCACGCTCTTCTCTGCCATGTGTGCCGCAACCACAGCGATGTGGGTGCGCCATTCATCCTCATCCAAGCCGAAAACATCCAATGAGAGCAATTTAGGAACGGCTCTCAGGAAATGGATGTATTGGTTCTTATAACGGATAAAGGCCAGCGCTTCGATCCTCGCGACGATTGGTTCGAAAGCGTCCTCCAGGATATCCGCCGTCATGGCCTCTTCCATCGCTTTTTGGTTGTGGGTCTCTTTCTCGTAACGGTACAGATCCAGATCGGACATGGCGATCATTTCTTTTTCGACCCATGGCTTGCCTTTTTGCGACTGCTGGATGCGTTCCACGCGCTGCAGCAAGTGCCTTTTGAGGATATCCAATTTGCTGGCCAATGAACCTTGGCTTTCGATGCTGTAGAAGGCCGACTCGATCTCCTTCTCCGAGAGGATGATATCATCGCGGAAACGGATATCCGAGAATTTCAGGTAGCGCTTCTTCAGGAGCGTACCGTATTTCTGCAACGCTTCATAAAAGGCCAAGCTGCCCTTCAGTACCGTAACCTTGGCTAAGCTGTCCTCTTGATCGGCGCGCAAAGAAAATCCGGTCACTTTCCGCTCCATGAATTCGCTGAAGGTTGTGTTCCCCACATTCAGTTCGCCCAATGCAGGCAACACTTGGGAAACATATTCCTGGAATATTTTGTTCGGGGAAAACAGGACGACTTCTTCCGACTTCAATTGGTCCCGGAAAGCATACAGCAGATAGGCGATTTTCTGCATCAGGACAACCGTTTTCCCTGATCCGGCAACCCCTTCTATCAGCGTGACGGCCGCTTTGGTTTCCCTGACGATTTGGTTCTGCTCTTTCTGTAAGGTGGATACGACCGTGCCCATCTGATAGGATGAAGGTCCTTCCAACACTTCCAGCAAATACGGATCGCCCATGACATTGTCCGTGTCCATCATGCGGATGATTTCCGCCTGTCTGATCAGAAATTGCCTCTTCAGGTCAACGCCGTAGGACATCGGTTGATCGGCTATCATCAGCTTCACTTTTTCGCCTTTGCTGCCTTCATAATAAAGCGAGGCAATCGGCGAACGCCAGTCGACGATCAGGTTCTCATCTTTCTCGAACAAGGATCCGATCCCGATGTAGATCGTTTCATTGCCGAAATCATCGTGATAATCGATACGGCCGAAGTAAGGCTCATCCTGCATTTTTTCCAAGACAGCGACACGCTCGTTGCTGTTCTGCAATTCGTTGTTGCGGATCATCAGCTCCTGCTCAAAAGCCCGCAGTTCAGCCGACGATTCCCAGACGCTCTCTGAAGAACCTTGGCTGATTTTGATCTCTTTGGATTCCTTTAATTGCTGTCTTTGCTTTTCACTTTTTTCTTCTACTTGCTCGGCCAATCGCGTTTTTTCGTTGTTGATGACTTTAATGACGCGATGGACACGTTCCTGTTCTTTCGTTAGATCTTTATGCAACCAAATGACACCTCTCTCTTAAGAAAACTCTTGGACTATTCGGTCTACTCCACTAAATGCGACAATTAGTAGTATACCATCGCACAGGGATTCTGGCTATTCCTTGTACCTGGATTAAAACGTTCCAATTCAAAAAACAGCCGGTAGGAAAGACCTGTTGCAGCTCTCCCTTCCGGCTGTTTTTGTTGTTCAGATTGCGTTTTGCAAGTCCTGGCGCATTTGTGTCTATTCGTTGAGGATCTTTTCGATTGCAGTGTATCCTCCCAGGATATTGACAATCTTTTTGAATCCCCTCTCCTCCAACGCACCGATGGCGACGGCGGAACGGACGCCGGATTGGCAATGGACGTAAAGAGGCTCATCCCGCTTGAACGGCAACGGTTCCTCCAAGAGCTTGCCGAGTAGGACGCGTTTGGCATCGGACAGGTGCCCTTTATCCCATTCACTCTTCGAACGCACGTCCAATATTTGCAGATCCTTTGCTTGGCGCAATGCGATGAATGCGGCTGCCGTGATCGTTTCGGTCATCTTATCATCCTTGATCTGGCCGGCATCCAGATAGCCTCTGACTTGGTCGAACCCGATCAGTTGCAGGTGGCGGGCAGCCGTTTCAGCCTGCTCTTTGGTTCCGATGAGTGTCACTTGCCCTTCGTAATCCAGGAACCACCCGACGTAAGTCAAAAACTTTTTATTCAGCGGAATATTGAGCGTCCTTTCGATGTGTCCAGCTTGATAGATTTCTTTTGAGCGCAGATCGATCACCCTGTCATTTGGGCCGGCCTGCTGAAGCGGGAAGACCGGATAAGGCACGTAGGCGCCGCCGTCCAGTTTGTTGATCTTCTTCATCTGGGCAAAGTAGGTCGGGGGCTCAGGCTGATCATCCGTCAAAGCATCGATGAAACTCGTTTCCTCGTCATGTTGGAAAGCCCAGTTGTTGTCTTTTTCGTAGCCGAAAGTGGTCATCGGTACGGCGCCCAACGACTTCCCGCAGGCGCTGCCGGCACCGTGCCCGGGCCAAATCTGCAGATGGTCCGGATAGTCAGCCATTCTCTGAAGAGAGCGGAACATTTCTTTCGCTCCGATTTCGGTGGTGCCTTGCATATGCGCTGCCTCTTCCAGCAAGTCCGGTCGGCCGACGTCACCCACAAAGATAAAATCGCCGGTGAACAACCCCATCGGAATGTCCGAACCTCCGCCGATATCCGTCAACAGAAAGGACACACTCTCCGGCGTATGCCCAGGTGTGTGCAGCACCTCCAGTTTGACCTTCCCTACGGAGATGATATCCCCATCCTGCAGCAGCACGCTTCCTTCCGGCAGATCCTGGTAACGCCAGTCCTCCCCGCCCATGTCCGAGACATACAGTTTGGCGCCTAAACGCCTTTCGGTCTCCCGCAGGCCTGATGCATAATCGGCATGGATATGCGTTTCCGTTGCCGCAGTGATGACCAACCCTTCGTCTTCGGCTGCCAAGATATAGTCATCCAACTTGCGCAAGGGATCGATAATGATGGCTTCTCCTGTTTTTTGACACCCCACCAAATAGGAAAATTGCGCTACTTGGGGATCGAAAAATGATTTAAAAAACATGCATGAACTCCTCCTTTATCCTCCACCAATCAAAAATTCAAAATGATTCATCTGCTCAGGCTTGCGACAAAATTGATGGTCGTGGCGATGATGGCCGTCCCGAAAACGAAGGACAGCAGCGCATGGCCCAGCGCGGCCTTCCGGAA is a window from the Trichococcus shcherbakoviae genome containing:
- the helD gene encoding RNA polymerase recycling motor HelD — protein: MHKDLTKEQERVHRVIKVINNEKTRLAEQVEEKSEKQRQQLKESKEIKISQGSSESVWESSAELRAFEQELMIRNNELQNSNERVAVLEKMQDEPYFGRIDYHDDFGNETIYIGIGSLFEKDENLIVDWRSPIASLYYEGSKGEKVKLMIADQPMSYGVDLKRQFLIRQAEIIRMMDTDNVMGDPYLLEVLEGPSSYQMGTVVSTLQKEQNQIVRETKAAVTLIEGVAGSGKTVVLMQKIAYLLYAFRDQLKSEEVVLFSPNKIFQEYVSQVLPALGELNVGNTTFSEFMERKVTGFSLRADQEDSLAKVTVLKGSLAFYEALQKYGTLLKKRYLKFSDIRFRDDIILSEKEIESAFYSIESQGSLASKLDILKRHLLQRVERIQQSQKGKPWVEKEMIAMSDLDLYRYEKETHNQKAMEEAMTADILEDAFEPIVARIEALAFIRYKNQYIHFLRAVPKLLSLDVFGLDEDEWRTHIAVVAAHMAEKSVLLEDLDAYYSLRLLLKGPSSDMKYQYICLDEVQDFSPFQLQMLQHAYPSARFILSGDLNQNILNRRLSFDDLRTIFSESTFRSYRLLTSYRSTNEIVRFSESFIEGEKPEGTYIRSGKKPEVLLTDDGGLDMDYIKQKVDASVAAGMRVAFISRNAEDAERISQELSVAGFDFKLVQQDTDNSHHPVLITPARLAKGLEFDVVFAICHYPAKAAQNEMQILYTICTRAMHELYLTVSEKEAGLVERVDPDYYDVRKM
- a CDS encoding MBL fold metallo-hydrolase, whose amino-acid sequence is MFFKSFFDPQVAQFSYLVGCQKTGEAIIIDPLRKLDDYILAAEDEGLVITAATETHIHADYASGLRETERRLGAKLYVSDMGGEDWRYQDLPEGSVLLQDGDIISVGKVKLEVLHTPGHTPESVSFLLTDIGGGSDIPMGLFTGDFIFVGDVGRPDLLEEAAHMQGTTEIGAKEMFRSLQRMADYPDHLQIWPGHGAGSACGKSLGAVPMTTFGYEKDNNWAFQHDEETSFIDALTDDQPEPPTYFAQMKKINKLDGGAYVPYPVFPLQQAGPNDRVIDLRSKEIYQAGHIERTLNIPLNKKFLTYVGWFLDYEGQVTLIGTKEQAETAARHLQLIGFDQVRGYLDAGQIKDDKMTETITAAAFIALRQAKDLQILDVRSKSEWDKGHLSDAKRVLLGKLLEEPLPFKRDEPLYVHCQSGVRSAVAIGALEERGFKKIVNILGGYTAIEKILNE